TAACTCATGGAGTCCTTCTATTCCTTCTTTTTCCCACTTATTCAACACGACTCTTACTGTTTGCTCTCCCCAATCAAAGTGAGCCGCTATTTTTTCCACATACCAACCATCTGCATTTAATCTGATTACTTCAGCTCTATCTTTTACTTTCTGCGGTACTTTCGCTGTTCTCAGGTCAAACAACTCTCTATCTTGTTTTTTTGTCAGGAATATCCTTAACCTTGACCCCATATTTACATCACCCTAATATATGTTTTTCCGTATTTACTTATCTTTACACTACCTTTAATTTTTTTTGTTTACCTACTTATATTGTATGATTATACTTTTATAGTACGGATACTACAAGTAATGCTTCATAGATTCCCAGCTCTTGTCTTGAGCATGGATCAATAAGCTAAAATACTTAAAGTAACTGCTAAGTGGTTAGAATGGTTAACGATAGAACACAAAGATGCCATTCTTCAAGTTTTTCTATACTGGTACGAAAATTACACAAAGAGACTAAACTATGAGCGACATCCAAGAAAAAATCCAAGAAAAAATCGAAACAGAAGTAGAACAAGCTCGGACTGTCTGTGACATTTCAGGGAGCAACTCTGCTGAGTGTGCCGCCGCTTGGGATGCAGTTGAAGAACTCCAAGCTGAAGCCGCCCACCAACGCAGCAAGAATCCAAAAAATTCCCTAGAAAAGTACTGTGACGATAACCCAGACGCTGCTGAGTGCCGGGTTTACGAAGACTAGACACTGAGTCGGTAAATTTGTTTTTGCCGCATAAGCAAGCAACGAGAATCTACTTACTGATATCTTGCACCTTGGCGCTAACCCCATATTAAATCGAAGTCCATCCCTTTTAATCATCTTCTCTCTACTCAGGAGGGTAAGTTAATAATTCTAGGGTTAGGTGAGTCTAGGAGGTTTCTATTCAGGATCGATGTTCTGAAAAAGAACTCCCAGCATTTAACAAAATTGGGTTTTTTGTGGACTTACTACTCGGTACGAGTTCCTTAACTCTCCTGACGACGCTGTAGGATTATGCAAGATATTTAAGTTGAAGTTCTGCCAGTTGCTTGTTTTTTTTAACTATAAATTAAGCGAATTTCCAAATCATGGATTTAAATTTATTATTGCTAATCTAAAAAAAAATTATGAATGAAGTTTGGTTTCGCCAGCTTGTCTGGATTGACTATCGACTAGCATTATTATTTTTAGTGTTTACTCCTTTAATTGTGCTAATTTGGGCATTTGTACAAAAAGCCGAAGGAATGCAACGCCTGTTAACCATTTACTGGCGAGTATCCAGTCTGCTAGCCATTACAATTTATTTAATGATTGCTCAGTACCCAGTTAGCTTTATATCCGGCTTGATGGGGCGAGTTCTGATTACCATTTCCCTGTGGTTTTGGGTGGATCTCAATGATGAAATTGATTATCAAGCAAATACCCCTTTAAAGCTGATTTTTAACTCTTGGCGCTGGGGTGTAACTGTTTATTCTATTTTAGGTGCAATTTCTCTTGTGCCTTTTGTGGGTTGTGCTATCTCAGAAACGGCCATCAAAACGCCCTATTGTCAAGTTTGGCTGGAAGCACCCTTACTGTTTAAACAATATTTTCATTACAATAGCAAACCTGCTTTTCTCGGCTTTCTGGGCATCGTTGGTTTACTAATTTATGTAGTGTATTTGACATACTTTGTCGTAGTTAAGCTGGGTAAACAGGGACGTTCAGCTACACAACAGTAGGGAAAAATGAATAATTCCATTGGTAAGCGACTGGAAGAATACACCATTAAACGCCCGCAGGAAGTCTTACTGGTAACAGTGCAAATCGCCGATGAGCAAGATAAAATCGCCATTTTTAAAGGTTTCTCTAGTTCCTTGATGCGTCCAACTGCATTTGACCCCGATGTGCCAGTTATCCCAGATGAAGCCATAATTCTCAGTGTTGACCGCATCAAAAGCCCTTACAATCCTGAAGCTCCCCGTTATATCCAACAAGGAATTTCTGGGGAAGCTATGGAAAATTTACTTTCAGAAGTCATTGGTCATTAGTCATTAGTCATTAGTTATTGGGAAGTTACCGTCTTCTCCCCCCTGCTCCCTGCTCCCTGCTCCCCTGCCTCTTTCCCCCTACTCCCTAATGTCCCGTTCTGGATACACTCTCCCCGTTTTTGCCTGTGCTTCTGCTATTGCGGCGTTACACTGGTTACGCCATTGTCAACCTCTCGCATCTGTTTCCGTTGACTTGATTTCACCCGCGCAAATAGCAGAAATACCCATTGAACAGGTATCAGGACTATCTGAAAATATGGCTTTGGCTATTACTCGCAGTGAACCGGGTGATAATCTCGATTTAACTAGAAATACTCCAATTTGGGCGTTAGTGGAATGGAGAACAGGAGATGGGGAAAGTGTAATTATTCAAGGTGGGGAAGGTATTGGTATACAGCTAAATGCTGGTAATCAACCGGCGATTTATGGTTATGCTCAAAGGCTGCTACAAGAAAACCTCAGCCGAATGTTAGCACCTGAAGAGAAAATCACGGTAAGTATTATTCTACCTGAAGGGCGATCGCTTGCTGTTCGTACTTCTAATTCTGCCTTTGGTGTGGTGGAAGGACTCTCGTTATTGGGAACAACTGGGATTTCTCAACCTTTAAGTACACCAGATCAATTAACCACTTTTCGCAGCGAATTACAAGATAAAGCCAGTCAATTTGAAACTTTGGTGTTTTGTATTGGCGAAAATGGTCTAGATTTGGCGCGTAAACTCGGTATTAATCCCGAAC
The window above is part of the Nodularia spumigena CCY9414 genome. Proteins encoded here:
- a CDS encoding Calvin cycle protein CP12, with protein sequence MSDIQEKIQEKIETEVEQARTVCDISGSNSAECAAAWDAVEELQAEAAHQRSKNPKNSLEKYCDDNPDAAECRVYED
- a CDS encoding DUF3177 family protein codes for the protein MNEVWFRQLVWIDYRLALLFLVFTPLIVLIWAFVQKAEGMQRLLTIYWRVSSLLAITIYLMIAQYPVSFISGLMGRVLITISLWFWVDLNDEIDYQANTPLKLIFNSWRWGVTVYSILGAISLVPFVGCAISETAIKTPYCQVWLEAPLLFKQYFHYNSKPAFLGFLGIVGLLIYVVYLTYFVVVKLGKQGRSATQQ
- the cbiD gene encoding cobalt-precorrin-5B (C(1))-methyltransferase CbiD is translated as MSRSGYTLPVFACASAIAALHWLRHCQPLASVSVDLISPAQIAEIPIEQVSGLSENMALAITRSEPGDNLDLTRNTPIWALVEWRTGDGESVIIQGGEGIGIQLNAGNQPAIYGYAQRLLQENLSRMLAPEEKITVSIILPEGRSLAVRTSNSAFGVVEGLSLLGTTGISQPLSTPDQLTTFRSELQDKASQFETLVFCIGENGLDLARKLGINPEQLVKTANWLGPLLVEADVLGVKEILLFGYHGKLMKLAGGIFHTHHHLADGRREILAAHCALVGLKSEDIHTVFDSPTAEAALKYLKSLDADTGSDWVNQIYRAIAQAIDTRSLEYIQSHSSRGKDTTVCGSILFDRDRQIIIKSKIGGILMEKLC